A genome region from Kiloniellales bacterium includes the following:
- a CDS encoding Tim44/TimA family putative adaptor protein — protein MQFFEIILFAALAAFLVLQLRRVLGRRTGHEQPRDFDPFQQRSPEDSGNDKVVNLPDRRSGRREGEAPAAANGAAEDPLAGGLTQIKLADHGFDESSFVEGARAAFEMIVAAFADGDSKTLRPLLSNSVFDDFTGAIRERESAQQTLETTLVGIKEAKIEDAELQDRTAFVTLRFVSEQINVVKDSEGRIVEGDPSDVTQITDLWTFARNTRSRDPNWTLVATRSPD, from the coding sequence TTGCAGTTTTTCGAAATCATCCTGTTTGCCGCCTTGGCAGCCTTCCTGGTCCTCCAGCTGCGACGAGTCCTCGGGCGCCGGACCGGGCATGAGCAGCCGCGGGATTTCGATCCGTTCCAGCAGCGCTCGCCCGAGGATTCGGGGAACGACAAGGTCGTCAACCTGCCGGACCGCCGAAGCGGCAGGCGCGAAGGCGAGGCGCCGGCGGCCGCGAATGGCGCCGCCGAGGATCCCCTGGCGGGCGGCTTGACGCAAATCAAGCTGGCCGATCATGGCTTCGACGAGTCGAGCTTCGTGGAAGGTGCCCGGGCGGCCTTCGAGATGATCGTTGCCGCCTTCGCCGATGGCGACAGCAAGACTCTGCGACCGCTGCTGTCCAACAGCGTCTTCGACGACTTCACCGGGGCGATCCGCGAGCGCGAGTCCGCTCAACAGACGCTGGAGACGACCCTGGTCGGCATCAAGGAGGCCAAGATCGAGGATGCGGAGCTGCAGGACCGGACGGCGTTCGTCACCCTGCGCTTCGTCTCAGAGCAGATCAACGTCGTGAAGGACTCCGAGGGCCGCATCGTCGAGGGTGATCCCAGCGACGTCACCCAGATCACCGACCTCTGGACTTTCGCGCGCAACACCCGCAGCCGCGACCCCAATTGGACCCTGGTCGCGACGCGCAGTCCGGACTGA
- a CDS encoding FxsA family protein, which translates to MGLILFLLFLLVPLIEIGVFIEVGGLIGLLPTLGLILLTAVLGTWQLRAQGLSTLARARQQMEQGQLPAQELYDGFCLIIAGALLLTPGFVTDAVGFALFVPAFRRLLRRVIAERIRLRTEVRMRRQDERGSTTIIEGEFREVPDDHDPLPGRGGKL; encoded by the coding sequence ATGGGTCTGATCCTCTTTCTTTTGTTTCTTCTGGTCCCGCTGATCGAAATCGGTGTCTTTATCGAGGTCGGCGGCCTGATCGGGCTATTGCCGACGCTCGGCCTGATCCTGCTAACCGCCGTCCTGGGGACCTGGCAGCTCCGGGCGCAGGGCCTGTCCACCCTGGCCCGGGCCCGGCAGCAGATGGAGCAGGGCCAGCTGCCGGCCCAGGAGCTCTACGACGGCTTCTGCCTGATCATCGCCGGCGCGCTCCTGCTGACGCCCGGCTTCGTGACCGACGCCGTCGGCTTCGCGCTCTTCGTCCCGGCCTTCCGCCGGCTGCTGCGCCGGGTCATCGCCGAACGGATCAGGCTACGGACCGAAGTGCGGATGCGTCGGCAGGACGAGCGGGGATCCACCACCATCATCGAGGGCGAATTCCGCGAGGTCCCCGACGATCACGATCCCCTGCCGGGCCGCGGCGGAAAGCTCTAG